The Candidatus Endomicrobium procryptotermitis genomic interval TTCGGGAAAAATTTAAATTTTTAAGAAGATTAAAAAGCATGCACACGGCAACAAAATGATAAAACACATTGGAAAGATGATATACCCAAATTTTCCCACCGCCGACAATTGTGTCGATTATCCAGCTTATGACAAGAATAGGCCTGTAAAAAGTGTCATCGGTTTCATTAAAAACGCTTTTAAAAAACGAAGCTATTATATTGTACGGATCTCGCAGATATTCGTATCTTGATGTCACAAGAGTCACATCATCAAGTTCTGTAACATCGAACATTATACTTCCTGCATACACTATAAATATTATTATGATAAAAAAAGCGTATGGAAAAATTTTGTAATTAAAAATATTTTGCAGGGATTGATAAAAGATATTGTTGTCAGTTTTTTGAATTGTATTCATATAGAACGGGTTCAATCATATCTATTCCTTTACGATACATATTTGAAAACAAATATTTGGACACAGAAAACATCGTTAAAACATCAGCCATTGCCCTGTGCTTCAATTCAACTTCCACACCGATGGAGGCTGCTATATTGCAGAGAACGTTCGATTCAAAAGAAAAGTATTGCCTTGCAAGTTTTAAAGTATCTATATAATATATTCCGCTTGTTCTTACGCCACTTTCAGAAAGTTCTTTATGAACAAAAGCCAAATCAAACTGCGCATTGTGACAGACGACCGTGCTTGTGCCTATAAATTCCGCGATACTGCCAGCAATATTTTTAAATTTCGGAGAAGCACTAACCATATTGTCGTAAATAGAATGAATTTTAGAACATTCAAGAGGAATAGGCTGCTGCGGATTTATGAGAGTTTCAAAACGTTCTTCTTTGCCGTTTTGAGTTTTAAGCATTGCGATTTCGACGATTTTATCACCTTTAAGATAATTAAGCCCTGTAGTTTCTATATCCAAATAAACCAAATCGTCGGGAGCATTAGTTTTTAAAGTTTTAGTAAATAAATTATCAAGCATGTCAGTATTCTATCATTTTTAAAAAAATAATAAACGCTGCCGCATAACTTAAAATCGTAAAAATAGTCCAGCATGTCTGCGGAAGCATTTGTCCGGGCTTTATTTTACATATTCCACATCCGACAATATAACAATATTTTGAAAATAAAGCCGCAAGCAGTGAAGTCAAAAAAGAAATCAAAATAATAACTCCATACAATATAAGCGAGCCAAGCAAAAAACCTGCAATAAATCCGGTAAGCATTATCTGTTTATTTATAAAATAATATAAAACGGAACATATCCCGTAAAAAATAATAAAAAATATTAATTTGTAATTATAAAACATTTTACCTCAAATCTATTCCGATATTGCGCAGTTCATAAATGGCTTCATCGCTTCCGTGGTATGCTGCTGTTTTAAGATATTCTACCGCTTCACCGCTTTTTCCTATCTTTTTATAAGCCATGCCGAGCAAATAATTCACTTTATCATTATCGGGGTTAATCTGCAAAGCCCGCAAATAAAAAGGTATGGCTTCGTCATAATTGTTTTGTCCTGCGTAAACCGAGCCTATTTTTAAATACGAAGTTATATACTCAGGATTGATATCTGCCGCTTTTTCATAATTTGCAAGAGCAGTGTTGGCATTGTTCATTTTAAGATACATATCACCCAAATTGCAGTATGCAGCCACAAATCCTATATCCGAATCTATCGCTCTTTTATAATAATTTGCCGCTTCTTTATATCGCTCCTCTTCCCTGAATGTGTGACCTATAAGATTATAAAATCCAGACTGGCTAAAATTTCCCGAAAGCAAAGCGCGTCTGTACCAAGCTCTTGCATTTTCCTGCATTCCGACGCTTCTGTAACAGAGTCCTATAAGAAGGTATGCCCGTTCCATCTCAGGAGAAAGCGTAGCGGCTTTTTCAAGATATTCTGTGGCCTGCAAAAATTTTTCCGAACTGTTTGATATTTGCGCTTTTAAAAATAAAGCATTGCCCAGATGATAATAAGTGTCGGCATTGTAAGGATCAAGTTCAGAAGATATTTTTAAATGTTTTGCAGCTGAGTCGTAATTTGAAAGCTTTGTCAGAGCTATCGCATAATTTCTATATGTTTCAGCGCTGCCGGCATTGAGTTCGACAGCTTTGGCATAGTATTTTGCAGCCATAAAATATTGTTCATTTATATAATAGGTATTCGCTTTTTGAAGTATAACTTCTTTTGAGTATCCCGAATTTCTATAAAAGTACACTCCTGCGCCTGCTAGAAGAAAACAAACCGTAAATATAATACTGAATTTGAGATTGTTGTCGATTTTATTTTTTTTAGACATCGGCTATTACCACAGTTTCATATAAATTATTTTTCTTTTCTATTTTGACATTTCCATAAGTAACGGCTTTAATTTCTAAATTTGTCTTAAAATCTTTTATTGCGACAAAATCCGCTTTAACATTTAAGCTGCAGTCATCTAAGGTTATATTGTCAAATTCCCCTCTTTGCAATCTTTTTTTTATATAAAACATATATAACAGCTCGTTTAAAAATTTTACCAGCAGTTCTTCCATGCTTTCTCCCATAATGGAAAAAGATATTTTTTCTACTTTTGCACCTAAAGATATTTCCTCGAAAACATTACTTAATAATCCTTGAGCGGCAGCTTCAAAAAGCCCCCCCAAAGTATCGGATTTTACTTTTAGGCAGAAA includes:
- a CDS encoding 3'-5' exonuclease, giving the protein MLDNLFTKTLKTNAPDDLVYLDIETTGLNYLKGDKIVEIAMLKTQNGKEERFETLINPQQPIPLECSKIHSIYDNMVSASPKFKNIAGSIAEFIGTSTVVCHNAQFDLAFVHKELSESGVRTSGIYYIDTLKLARQYFSFESNVLCNIAASIGVEVELKHRAMADVLTMFSVSKYLFSNMYRKGIDMIEPVLYEYNSKN
- a CDS encoding tetratricopeptide repeat protein codes for the protein MSKKNKIDNNLKFSIIFTVCFLLAGAGVYFYRNSGYSKEVILQKANTYYINEQYFMAAKYYAKAVELNAGSAETYRNYAIALTKLSNYDSAAKHLKISSELDPYNADTYYHLGNALFLKAQISNSSEKFLQATEYLEKAATLSPEMERAYLLIGLCYRSVGMQENARAWYRRALLSGNFSQSGFYNLIGHTFREEERYKEAANYYKRAIDSDIGFVAAYCNLGDMYLKMNNANTALANYEKAADINPEYITSYLKIGSVYAGQNNYDEAIPFYLRALQINPDNDKVNYLLGMAYKKIGKSGEAVEYLKTAAYHGSDEAIYELRNIGIDLR
- a CDS encoding archease, coding for MKNYEFLEHTADFCLKVKSDTLGGLFEAAAQGLLSNVFEEISLGAKVEKISFSIMGESMEELLVKFLNELLYMFYIKKRLQRGEFDNITLDDCSLNVKADFVAIKDFKTNLEIKAVTYGNVKIEKKNNLYETVVIADV